The genomic stretch ACCGGCACCGTCGCGCGCGGAACGATCACGCCGACGTACCCGGTGATTGCCTACCCGCACACGGCGATCGGCGGCGACGCGATCGCCAACGGCTTCGTCTATCGCGGCCGCCGCATCCCGGCGCTCGAGGGCAAGCTGCTCTTCGGCGATATCGCGAGCGGCCGCCTGTGGTACGTCGAGATGGCGGACCTGCGCCGCGCCGACGACGACGATCCGGCGACGCTGGCGCCGCTCCACGAGGTGGACGGCGGCATTCGGCAGCTCACCGAAGCGACGTTCCGTGCCCGCGGCGGCCGGGGCGACACCCTGCCGGGTGCAGCCGCCGTCGCGGGCCGCGGCCGCGTCGACATGCGGTTCGCGGAGGACCACGACGGCGAGCTGTACCTGCTCACGAAGAGCGACGGCATGATTCGGCAGGTCGTCGGCTTCCGCTAGATCCTGCCGGCCGCCTCACTCCTCTCTCAGCGCGTGATTCACGACGAAACGGGCGACCTGTCGGCCGATCCGCGCGCCGGTCTCGTCCGACGTGCGGAAGTGGAAGCCGATGTAGATGCGGGCGTCGATGACCTCGTCGATCCCCTCGCTGAAGGTCGCCCAGGTGCGCGGGAACCCGGGGTTGCGCGGGCTGGCGGCTTCGATGGCCACGCCCGGCGCGTCGCCGAACAACAGCGCGAGCGCGCTCGCCATCGCTCCGCTGTTGGTCGAGTGCCCCGAGGGATACTCGGGGTGCGGATGCGTGGTGATGAGGGGACTCCAGAGCGGGTCCGCCGTGGTCGCGTCGTTGCCGTCTTCCGCGGCGCGGCGGATGGCCGCGATCGGGCGCCAGAAATTGTAGGTGTACTTCGCGTCGAAGCACGCGATGCTCGCGTCCGCGCCTGAAAGGTACATCAGCGCGAAGGTGCGCGCGGTGCTCGAGAGGTCGAGCCCCTTCTTGTCGATGACCCCGCGAGCGACGCTGTTCCAGATCGCCGACGGCGACCCGTCCCAGAAGATGGCGATGTTGGTCTGATCGGCCGAGCGCGCGGAGCCGGTCTGGACGCCGAACTGCTGCACCTCGTTCAGGTCCCTGGCGTAGCGGCCGCTGTCGAGCGCCGGCGGCGGATCGGGGCGGAACTGA from Vicinamibacterales bacterium encodes the following:
- a CDS encoding vanadium-dependent haloperoxidase gives rise to the protein MFKATWRSSAAMLFSLAVSVPAAADPCSPVMEWNRNALQATTLTTPPQGALVQIRSMAIVHVSMHDAVNGITGRYATYRPAAPAGPGASPQAAAIAAANYALTQLFPAQGWADKLEPSLAACGLTLADPGVAFGRAAAQAVIASRVPNEVAAAGDPGYVAPNAGAPGVWTETAVPASPKWGQMKTWVIGSGDQFRPDPPPALDSGRYARDLNEVQQFGVQTGSARSADQTNIAIFWDGSPSAIWNSVARGVIDKKGLDLSSTARTFALMYLSGADASIACFDAKYTYNFWRPIAAIRRAAEDGNDATTADPLWSPLITTHPHPEYPSGHSTNSGAMASALALLFGDAPGVAIEAASPRNPGFPRTWATFSEGIDEVIDARIYIGFHFRTSDETGARIGRQVARFVVNHALREE